The genome window TATATATATTTAATAAATATATAACAATAATAAAAATAATGAATTTGAAATTTTATAATTTGATTTGCTAGAATAATAAAAAAATAAAAAGGGGGGACTATTTTATGAAAAAAAGCACATTTAAAGAAGAAAATGTTTTGTTAAATATCTTAAAATTTAGTATACCATCAACCTTATCATCTATTATAAGTATTATTTGTACTTTAACAGACCGTTTTTTTATAGGTAATTTAGTTGGTCGTGATGGAATTAGTGCTATGTCAGTAGTTTTTCCTTATACTATGATTGTAAATAGTGTTATTTTTCTTTTTTCAGGACTTTCAATATTGATTGGAATAAAATTAGGAGAAAAAAGAAAATATGAGGCTGAAGAAATATTATCTAAAGGATTTTTATATTTAATTATTATAGGGATAGTATTATCAACAATACTATGGCTTTTCAATGAAACTTTTTTGTGGAAATTAGGGGCAACAAGAGAGAATATCATTTTAGCTAAAGAATATACAAAATATTTTATTTTAATGATTTGTTTTCAATTTATTTTATCTCAAAGTACAGTAATTCGAGCAATAGGGTATCCTTTCAATGCAATGGTTATAAATATTTTTGTTACTATTTTAAACGGGATATTGGATTATATTTTTTTAGCAAAATTATTTTTAGGTGTAGCAGGTGCTTCCTTGGCTACATTCATTTCTGTTTTTTTAGGTTCTATATATGTTTTAGTCTTTTTTTTTAGAAATGATGTAGTTAAATTAAAAATAAATAAAATGAAATTTGAAATTTTAACTTTAGTATCTATATTTAAAATAGGAATACCTAGATTCATAAATCAATTTTTTCAATTTTCTTTATCAGTAGTAATGTTAAAGCAAATGGGTAAATACTCAGGAGATTTAGGAATTGCTTCTATTGGAATAATTTCGCTTTTAAGAGATTTAATAAATACTAGTTTTCAAGGTTTTTCTCAAGGAACTCCAGCAATTATAGCTTATTATTATGGAGCAAAAAATTTTAAAAAAATACAAGAAGTAATGAAAATTCATGTTCGAATAGTTTTATCAATTTCGTTATTTTGCTTAATTATAACGTTAATTAATGCTGAGTATATTATTAGTTTTTTTGTAAAAAATGATGTAGAATTGATAAAATATGCTTCACATGGAACAAGAGTTCATTTATGTCTTTTGTTTTCAACTGCTCTTTTTTTAAGTTATAATAATTTTTTTCAAGCAATAAAAGATAGTAAAAAAGCAACTTTTTTTTATATGTTAAGAGTTCCTATTTTAAATATACCATTAATTTTTATTTTATCTTATTTTTTTCAAGATAATGGAGTATTAGTAGCATTTCCAGTATCAGATTTTATAACTTCTTTAATAGCTATGTACATAGGAAAAAAAGAGATTGAAAAATTAATTAGTAATAGTAGGGACTAAATAAAAGGAGGAAATATGAAAATAATATGTTTTAAATGCAAGGAAAAAATGTTAAAAAAGATTTTATCTGAAAGTGAAAAAGTTATTTTAATTTTAGAGTCAATTGATGAAACTGTACCTTATTCAAATGAAACTTTAGAGAAATTATATAAAATTTATAGAATTAATAGTATTGATTCTATTGAAGAGTTAGTTGCTGTATATCAAGATATACTTAATGAAAAAGATAATTATGATAAAGTTTTTGCTGGGGAA of Candidatus Fusobacterium pullicola contains these proteins:
- a CDS encoding MATE family efflux transporter, with translation MKKSTFKEENVLLNILKFSIPSTLSSIISIICTLTDRFFIGNLVGRDGISAMSVVFPYTMIVNSVIFLFSGLSILIGIKLGEKRKYEAEEILSKGFLYLIIIGIVLSTILWLFNETFLWKLGATRENIILAKEYTKYFILMICFQFILSQSTVIRAIGYPFNAMVINIFVTILNGILDYIFLAKLFLGVAGASLATFISVFLGSIYVLVFFFRNDVVKLKINKMKFEILTLVSIFKIGIPRFINQFFQFSLSVVMLKQMGKYSGDLGIASIGIISLLRDLINTSFQGFSQGTPAIIAYYYGAKNFKKIQEVMKIHVRIVLSISLFCLIITLINAEYIISFFVKNDVELIKYASHGTRVHLCLLFSTALFLSYNNFFQAIKDSKKATFFYMLRVPILNIPLIFILSYFFQDNGVLVAFPVSDFITSLIAMYIGKKEIEKLISNSRD